From Vigna radiata var. radiata cultivar VC1973A unplaced genomic scaffold, Vradiata_ver6 scaffold_215, whole genome shotgun sequence, the proteins below share one genomic window:
- the LOC106778150 gene encoding B3 domain-containing transcription factor NGA1 isoform X1: MELMQEVKGYSDSREEEEEEETAEEIVTREESSSKHHYPFSSPSLSLSPAPSISNYTSTTSAARPHHHHHVINIPHQQNPWLGMNIHDHDHHLQSPETTESHNSSSGLGLLHQDAAGSNFIIANHHNHHHHHHHTTKQLDFMDLTLGSSKDEGNLQGSGAAASSVFGHHASGSSSADANVNNLQQPSEKEHMFDKVVTPSDVGKLNRLVIPKQHAEKYFPLDSSANEKGLLLNFEDRNGKSWRFRYSYWNSSQSYVMTKGWSRFVKEKKLDAGDIVSFQRGVGDLYRHRLYIDWRRRPDHHHHHGPDPSATLFTPFFLPNQPHFIRWGATGRFYSLPSPNPPRHHDHLQQHLNYNTMYHQHHHPFHHQLQGAAGAGGNGTHHYNNYHDMTSSGSGSVYYLRSTPPPMPFTDHQTLNTRQQQEGGNVSHPPIIIDSVPVAHHHHHHHHHRGGKSGGSSTSTSPSTAGKRLRLFGVNMECASSTSEDPNCFSLLSSSSMAHATMANSNSPPSSSLPPLQLLREDSLSSPSSARFGDQRGEQPSMLFDLDPSLQYRQ, translated from the coding sequence ATGGAGTTGATGCAAGAAGTGAAAGGGTATTCCGATAGcagagaggaggaagaggaagaggagacAGCAGAAGAAATCGTCACAAGAGAAGAAAGCAGCAGTAAGCACCACTACCCCTTTTCTTCTCCCTCTTTGTCTTTATCTCCTGCTCCTTCAATATCAAATTATACTTCTACTACTTCTGCTGCACGTcctcatcaccatcatcatgtAATAAATATTCCTCACCAACAAAATCCATGGCTGGGGATGAATATTCATGATCATGATCATCATCTTCAGTCTCCAGAGACCACTGAATCTCACAATTCATCATCTGGGTTAGGGTTGTTACACCAGGATGCAGCAGGTTCCAATTTCATCATCGCcaatcatcataatcatcatcatcatcatcaccacaCAACAAAGCAGCTAGATTTCATGGACTTGACACTGGGGAGCAGCAAGGATGAGGGGAATTTGCAAGGATCGGGAGCTGCTGCTTCTTCTGTGTTTGGTCATCATGCAAGTGGTAGTTCTTCTGCCGATGCTAACGTTAACAACCTGCAGCAGCCTTCTGAGAAGGAGCACATGTTTGACAAAGTTGTCACACCAAGTGATGTGGGTAAGCTGAACCGATTGGTTATACCAAAGCAGCATGCTGAGAAGTATTTCCCTCTTGATTCCTCAGCCAATGAGAAGGGGCTGCTGCTCAATTTTGAGGACAGAAATGGTAAGTCATGGAGGTTCAGGTACTCCTATTGGAACAGCAGCCAGAGCTATGTGATGACCAAAGGGTGGAGCCGTTTTGTGAAGGAGAAGAAGCTTGATGCCGGTGACATTGTGTCCTTCCAGCGTGGTGTAGGGGATTTGTATAGGCATAGGTTGTACATAGATTGGAGGAGAAGGCCTGATCACCATCACCACCATGGCCCTGACCCTTCAGCCACACTCTTCACACCTTTCTTTCTTCCCAATCAGCCTCACTTCATCAGATGGGGTGCCACTGGCAGATTCTACTCCCTCCCCTCGCCAAACCCACCACGCCACCATGACCATTTGCAACAACACCTCAATTACAACACCATgtatcatcaacatcatcatcccTTTCATCACCAATTGCAAGGTGCTGCTGGTGCTGGAGGAAATGGAACTCATCACTACAACAACTATCATGACATGACTAGTTCAGGATCTGGCTCCGTCTATTACCTCAGGTCAACACCCCCACCAATGCCATTCACTGATCACCAAACCTTGAACACAAGACAACAACAAGAGGGAGGCAATGTTTCTCATCCTCCCATAATCATTGATTCTGTTCCAGTTgctcaccaccaccaccatcaccaccaccaccgtgGTGGCAAGAGTGGTGGTTCTAGTACTAGTACAAGTCCTAGCACTGCAGGCAAAAGACTTAGGCTGTTTGGGGTGAATATGGAATGTGCTTCTTCAACATCAGAAGACCCCAATTGCTTCAGCTTATTGTCCTCATCTTCAATGGCACATGCGACAATGGCTAATTCCAATTCACCTCCCTCTTCTTCACTACCACCTCTTCAGCTTTTGAGGGAAGACTCACTttcatcaccatcatcagcaAGGTTTGGGGATCAGAGAGGGGAACAACCTTCAATGCTTTTTGATCTGGATCCTTCTTTGCAATACCGGCAGTGA
- the LOC106778150 gene encoding B3 domain-containing transcription factor NGA1 isoform X2 yields the protein MELMQEVKGYSDSREEEEEEETAEEIVTREESSRLLHQDAAGSNFIIANHHNHHHHHHHTTKQLDFMDLTLGSSKDEGNLQGSGAAASSVFGHHASGSSSADANVNNLQQPSEKEHMFDKVVTPSDVGKLNRLVIPKQHAEKYFPLDSSANEKGLLLNFEDRNGKSWRFRYSYWNSSQSYVMTKGWSRFVKEKKLDAGDIVSFQRGVGDLYRHRLYIDWRRRPDHHHHHGPDPSATLFTPFFLPNQPHFIRWGATGRFYSLPSPNPPRHHDHLQQHLNYNTMYHQHHHPFHHQLQGAAGAGGNGTHHYNNYHDMTSSGSGSVYYLRSTPPPMPFTDHQTLNTRQQQEGGNVSHPPIIIDSVPVAHHHHHHHHHRGGKSGGSSTSTSPSTAGKRLRLFGVNMECASSTSEDPNCFSLLSSSSMAHATMANSNSPPSSSLPPLQLLREDSLSSPSSARFGDQRGEQPSMLFDLDPSLQYRQ from the exons ATGGAGTTGATGCAAGAAGTGAAAGGGTATTCCGATAGcagagaggaggaagaggaagaggagacAGCAGAAGAAATCGTCACAAGAGAAGAAAGCAGCA GGTTGTTACACCAGGATGCAGCAGGTTCCAATTTCATCATCGCcaatcatcataatcatcatcatcatcatcaccacaCAACAAAGCAGCTAGATTTCATGGACTTGACACTGGGGAGCAGCAAGGATGAGGGGAATTTGCAAGGATCGGGAGCTGCTGCTTCTTCTGTGTTTGGTCATCATGCAAGTGGTAGTTCTTCTGCCGATGCTAACGTTAACAACCTGCAGCAGCCTTCTGAGAAGGAGCACATGTTTGACAAAGTTGTCACACCAAGTGATGTGGGTAAGCTGAACCGATTGGTTATACCAAAGCAGCATGCTGAGAAGTATTTCCCTCTTGATTCCTCAGCCAATGAGAAGGGGCTGCTGCTCAATTTTGAGGACAGAAATGGTAAGTCATGGAGGTTCAGGTACTCCTATTGGAACAGCAGCCAGAGCTATGTGATGACCAAAGGGTGGAGCCGTTTTGTGAAGGAGAAGAAGCTTGATGCCGGTGACATTGTGTCCTTCCAGCGTGGTGTAGGGGATTTGTATAGGCATAGGTTGTACATAGATTGGAGGAGAAGGCCTGATCACCATCACCACCATGGCCCTGACCCTTCAGCCACACTCTTCACACCTTTCTTTCTTCCCAATCAGCCTCACTTCATCAGATGGGGTGCCACTGGCAGATTCTACTCCCTCCCCTCGCCAAACCCACCACGCCACCATGACCATTTGCAACAACACCTCAATTACAACACCATgtatcatcaacatcatcatcccTTTCATCACCAATTGCAAGGTGCTGCTGGTGCTGGAGGAAATGGAACTCATCACTACAACAACTATCATGACATGACTAGTTCAGGATCTGGCTCCGTCTATTACCTCAGGTCAACACCCCCACCAATGCCATTCACTGATCACCAAACCTTGAACACAAGACAACAACAAGAGGGAGGCAATGTTTCTCATCCTCCCATAATCATTGATTCTGTTCCAGTTgctcaccaccaccaccatcaccaccaccaccgtgGTGGCAAGAGTGGTGGTTCTAGTACTAGTACAAGTCCTAGCACTGCAGGCAAAAGACTTAGGCTGTTTGGGGTGAATATGGAATGTGCTTCTTCAACATCAGAAGACCCCAATTGCTTCAGCTTATTGTCCTCATCTTCAATGGCACATGCGACAATGGCTAATTCCAATTCACCTCCCTCTTCTTCACTACCACCTCTTCAGCTTTTGAGGGAAGACTCACTttcatcaccatcatcagcaAGGTTTGGGGATCAGAGAGGGGAACAACCTTCAATGCTTTTTGATCTGGATCCTTCTTTGCAATACCGGCAGTGA
- the LOC106778154 gene encoding NAC domain-containing protein 40, protein MKIIGMGFRPSDEELVDFYLKHKLLDDDPRVHVLTDIDLSDVEPWEIPEMLAKSVIPFKDSKWFFFSPVNLKYSNSKRFKRTTKSGFWKPTGKPRDVRTGDTNTVIGTKKTLVFQSGHVSKGVSVNSNWVIHEYHALNFLQNQNAFVLCCLIKKHGKTTEGGTAALICDEEESSSSLVSDYENQAIAEGVPSGDTFTGMETICQATHQEGNCISPMEQSLIEIEKDDNAYFRNEKNIRQIPGEAMQNPCETMQTVCETMQTHGETIQIPCETMQIPCETMQIPCETMQIPCETMQIPCETMQTPCETVQTPCETMQVSWKTMQIPFETIEAPFETMQTPLDPKQFPFENTQILLELWNSLLADESLVTQSKSLKRPYCESSYIDAEVVPERDGSIDDSSTMCTEYLNLDEYHSSKRFKTSYDVVDGDTGLQFSNQEASQKQESIFQDDLWGVETSSCDSIIYNPVEFNWNEISSFPCSKIANLLETA, encoded by the exons ATGAAGATTATAGGAATGGGTTTTCGTCCCTCAGATGAAGAACTTGTCGACTTTTACCTCAAACACAAGTTGCTCGATGATGATCCCCGTGTCCATGTCTTGACTGACATAGATCTTTCCGATGTGGAGCCTTGGGAAATACCAG aGATGTTAGCAAAATCAGTAATACCATTCAAAGACTCAAAATGGTTTTTCTTCAGTCCTGTTAATTTGAAGTACTCAAATAGTAAAAGGTTTAAAAGGACAACCAAGAGTGGGTTCTGGAAACCAACGGGAAAACCCCGTGATGTTAGAACAGGGGACACCAACACTGTCATTGGGACTAAGAAGACTCTTGTTTTCCAGAGTGGTCATGTTTCCAAAGGTGTCTCTGTCAATTCCAACTGGGTTATTCACGAATATCATGCTCTTAACTTTCTCCAGAACCAG AATGCTTTTGTGTTATGCTGCTTGATAAAGAAACATGGGAAAACGACCGAAGGAGGAACTGCTGCACTGATCTGTGATGAAGAGGAATCCAGTAGCAGCTTGGTTTCCGACTATGAAAATCAGGCAATAGCAGAAGGAGTTCCATCT GGAGATACTTTTACCGGAATGGAAACAATCTGTCAGGCAACACATCAGGAGGGAAATTGCATCTCCCCAATGGAACAGTCACTAATTGAAATTGAGAAGGATGACAATGCCTAttttagaaatgaaaagaatattAGGCAGATCCCTGGGGAAGCTATGCAGAATCCTTGTGAAACTATGCAGACTGTTTGTGAAACTATGCAGactcatggtgaaactatacaGATTCCTTGTGAAACTATGCAGATTCCTTGTGAAACTATGCAGATTCCTTGTGAAACTATGCAGATTCCTTGTGAAACTATGCAGATTCCTTGTGAAACTATGCAGACTCCTTGTGAAACTGTGCAGACTCCTTGTGAAACTATGCAAGTTTCTTGGAAAACTATGCAGATTCCTTTTGAAACTATAGAAGCACCTTTTGAAACTATGCAAACCCCATTAGATCCTAAGCAATTTCCTTTTGAAAATACACAGATTCTACTTGAACTTTGGAATTCATTATTAGCTGATGAAAGTTTAGTCACTCAATCAAAGTCATTGAAAAGGCCATATTGCGAAAGCTCTTATATAGATGCAGAAGTCGTGCCTGAACGG GACGGTAGTATTGATGATAGTTCAACTATGTGTACTGAATATCTTAATTTAGATGAATACCATTCATCAAAAAGGTTTAAAACATCATATGATGTTGTAGATGGTGACACAGGTCTTCAATTTTCCAACCAAGAAGCAAGTCAGAAACAAGAAAGTATATTTCAAGACGATTTATGGGGAGTGGAGACATCCTCATGTGACTCTATAATATATAATCCCGTGGAGTTCAATTGGAATGAAATATCTAGTTTTCCTTGCTCTAAAATAGCCAATTTATTAGAAACTGCATAA